The following are encoded in a window of Fluviibacter phosphoraccumulans genomic DNA:
- the narH gene encoding nitrate reductase subunit beta, whose amino-acid sequence MKVRAQIGMVLNLDKCIGCHTCSVTCKNVWTTREGVEYAWFNNVETKPGVGFPHNWEDQKQWNGGWERKSNGKIQLKMGSKLKILSKIFANPDLPQIDDYYEPFTFDYEHLQNAPLSKAAPVARPRSLITGERMEKIEGGPNWEEILGTEFSKRSKDYNFEDVQKEMYGQFENTFMMYLPRLCEHCLNPACVAACPAGSIYKREEDGVVLIDQDKCRGWRMCVSACPYKKIYYNWKSGKSEKCILCYPRLESGQPTVCSETCVGRIRYLGVLLYDADQIEQAASVENEQDLYHEQLKMFLDPNDPEVRAAALRDGVPQAWIDAAAQSPVYKMAIDWKIAFPLHPEYRTLPMVWYVPPLSPINTAMEKGQMQMKGVLPDVESLRIPVKYLANLLTAGEEKPVHDALNRMLAMRRFMRDRHVAKFDNQAVLDQAGLSIGEVEDMYRYLAIANYEDRFVIPTTHREYAENAFDMKGSCGFSFGNGCSDGDSETSLFGRKNGERVIPIHEVK is encoded by the coding sequence ATGAAAGTTCGTGCACAAATTGGTATGGTGCTCAATCTGGACAAGTGTATCGGCTGCCATACCTGTTCGGTAACCTGTAAAAACGTCTGGACAACACGCGAAGGTGTTGAATACGCTTGGTTCAACAACGTTGAAACCAAGCCCGGTGTTGGCTTTCCACATAACTGGGAAGATCAGAAGCAGTGGAATGGCGGTTGGGAGCGTAAATCGAACGGTAAGATCCAGTTGAAGATGGGTTCGAAACTCAAGATTCTTTCGAAAATCTTCGCTAATCCGGATCTGCCCCAGATTGACGACTACTATGAACCGTTCACCTTTGACTATGAGCATCTGCAGAATGCGCCACTATCGAAGGCTGCCCCGGTAGCGCGTCCGCGTTCGCTGATCACCGGTGAGCGTATGGAGAAAATTGAAGGTGGTCCGAACTGGGAAGAAATTCTCGGTACCGAGTTCAGCAAGCGCTCGAAGGACTACAACTTTGAAGATGTCCAGAAAGAGATGTACGGACAGTTCGAAAACACCTTCATGATGTATTTGCCTCGCCTTTGTGAACACTGCCTCAATCCGGCCTGTGTTGCAGCCTGTCCTGCAGGCTCAATCTACAAGCGCGAAGAAGATGGTGTTGTGCTGATTGATCAGGACAAGTGCCGTGGCTGGCGGATGTGTGTGTCGGCCTGTCCGTACAAGAAAATCTATTACAACTGGAAGAGCGGTAAATCGGAGAAATGTATTCTCTGCTACCCGCGCCTGGAATCCGGCCAGCCAACCGTGTGTTCGGAAACCTGTGTGGGTCGTATCCGCTACCTCGGCGTACTGCTTTATGACGCAGACCAGATCGAACAGGCCGCCTCGGTTGAGAACGAGCAGGATTTGTATCACGAACAGTTGAAGATGTTCCTCGATCCGAACGATCCGGAAGTGCGTGCCGCTGCACTGCGTGATGGCGTACCACAAGCTTGGATTGACGCTGCCGCTCAGTCGCCGGTCTATAAAATGGCTATCGACTGGAAGATCGCCTTCCCGCTACATCCGGAATATCGCACGTTGCCGATGGTCTGGTACGTACCGCCTTTGTCCCCAATCAACACGGCAATGGAAAAGGGCCAGATGCAGATGAAGGGTGTGTTGCCAGATGTGGAATCACTGCGCATCCCAGTCAAGTATCTGGCTAATCTGCTGACAGCCGGTGAGGAAAAACCTGTACATGATGCGCTGAACCGCATGCTGGCTATGCGTCGTTTCATGCGCGACCGTCACGTTGCGAAGTTCGACAACCAGGCGGTTCTGGATCAGGCAGGACTAAGCATCGGTGAAGTCGAGGATATGTACCGTTATCTCGCCATTGCCAACTACGAGGACCGTTTTGTTATTCCGACAACGCACCGTGAATATGCCGAAAACGCTTTCGATATGAAGGGGTCTTGCGGTTTCTCATTCGGAAACGGTTGTTCGGACGGCGATTCGGAGACCAGCTTGTTCGGTCGTAAGAATGGCGAGCGTGTGATCCCCATCCACGAGGTGAAATGA
- a CDS encoding metal-sulfur cluster assembly factor has protein sequence MNGNQIDKLWACLCNVMDPEVGINVVELGLIYKITVTNKDVHILMTMTSAACPMGDLLLGDVKQAICEVIPDGVKVNVELTFDPLWNPSMMSETARKHFGW, from the coding sequence ATGAATGGAAATCAGATTGACAAATTATGGGCCTGTTTATGTAATGTGATGGATCCGGAGGTTGGAATCAATGTCGTTGAGCTTGGTTTGATCTACAAGATCACGGTTACGAATAAGGATGTGCATATTCTGATGACAATGACCTCCGCCGCTTGCCCTATGGGCGATTTGCTACTTGGTGATGTTAAGCAGGCAATCTGTGAAGTGATCCCCGATGGCGTAAAAGTTAACGTTGAACTAACGTTTGATCCACTTTGGAACCCCTCAATGATGTCTGAAACAGCTCGAAAACACTTTGGCTGGTGA
- a CDS encoding NnrS family protein — protein sequence MSKHKIPRSIFSAPVWQVGFRPFFIATCLSGALLPMLWVIVYSNSFEMLSMSFNPFISPYHWHIHEMFFGFGWALLGGFLLTATKNWVGIRGRHGSILLVLVLLWTVERIAMGFGGDWPQVVVYFSTIPFIVLITLLLEIDLIRNYTKDTYKDNFYFILALPIFVVAKLALLTKEVDPALGISISLGLFRLCFLLMLERTMEAFMKATAGVALRRIAWVDHTIKALGFILIFAFSMQSNVQSALCLLLACLMLVRWLYWHPSKALSRIDVGVMYLGYLAIVANLVQQGLIPLQQHWSTSVATHVFTLGTIGLVAPAMVLRISNGHTGRKVLFTPIDKLCIYLMLLGFGFRVLLPIFEPHIYTECLYISALCWLVSFSVIGYRYIPILLKPRIDGKAH from the coding sequence ATGAGTAAGCACAAAATCCCTAGATCAATATTTTCTGCTCCAGTTTGGCAGGTTGGATTCCGTCCCTTTTTTATTGCTACCTGCTTAAGTGGGGCATTGCTTCCAATGTTGTGGGTGATTGTATACAGCAACTCTTTCGAGATGCTCAGTATGTCCTTTAACCCATTCATCAGTCCGTATCATTGGCATATACATGAAATGTTCTTTGGTTTTGGCTGGGCACTTCTAGGTGGCTTCCTGCTAACGGCAACCAAAAACTGGGTAGGCATAAGAGGACGACACGGATCAATACTCCTTGTTCTTGTCTTGTTGTGGACAGTTGAACGAATTGCTATGGGATTTGGTGGCGACTGGCCACAGGTTGTTGTCTACTTCTCGACCATACCCTTTATCGTACTGATCACATTGCTTCTAGAAATCGACTTGATCAGGAATTACACCAAAGATACTTATAAAGACAATTTTTACTTCATCCTCGCTTTACCGATTTTTGTAGTTGCCAAATTGGCCCTGTTAACCAAAGAGGTAGACCCCGCCCTTGGAATCAGTATTTCACTTGGATTATTCCGGTTATGCTTTTTACTGATGCTGGAAAGAACCATGGAAGCATTCATGAAAGCTACCGCTGGGGTTGCGCTTCGTCGCATAGCATGGGTTGATCACACTATTAAAGCACTGGGTTTCATACTGATTTTTGCGTTCAGCATGCAAAGCAATGTACAAAGTGCACTTTGCCTTCTCTTAGCATGCCTTATGTTAGTTCGATGGCTCTATTGGCATCCCTCAAAAGCTTTAAGCCGTATTGATGTCGGCGTGATGTATTTGGGCTACCTAGCGATCGTGGCAAATTTGGTACAGCAAGGGTTGATTCCGTTGCAACAGCACTGGAGTACATCTGTAGCAACACATGTATTCACATTAGGAACAATTGGCCTTGTTGCGCCAGCTATGGTTTTACGTATCAGCAACGGACATACAGGCCGAAAAGTACTTTTTACACCCATAGACAAATTGTGCATTTATCTTATGCTGCTCGGGTTTGGATTTCGTGTTTTATTACCTATTTTTGAACCCCACATCTATACGGAATGTCTCTACATTTCGGCTTTGTGCTGGCTGGTTTCTTTTTCAGTCATTGGATATCGTTACATTCCGATACTTCTAAAACCGCGCATTGATGGCAAAGCGCACTAA
- the narJ gene encoding nitrate reductase molybdenum cofactor assembly chaperone: MMQPRTLKAISLLLHYPDQALLDHLSEVQAVTETETALQPGRLAAFYQHLGQGDLYLLEENYVALFDRGRGTSLYLFEHVHGESRDRGQAMVDLLTMYGESGFDLPPGELPDYLPVFLEYLSQLDVTKAKQLLMEVTHLVRNIGENLAKRGSHYYLLCSALLEMAGEKGIDVEFVPMDFSTEQEDYDKLDKVWAEEPVTFGGGCSTPDYGNGSGESVVQFIPRADSQKQAVETLGA, translated from the coding sequence ATGATGCAACCGAGAACTTTGAAAGCAATTTCTTTGCTCCTGCACTATCCCGATCAGGCTTTACTTGATCACCTGTCTGAAGTGCAGGCGGTGACAGAGACCGAGACGGCTCTGCAGCCAGGACGTCTGGCCGCGTTTTACCAGCACCTGGGGCAGGGTGATCTGTACCTGCTTGAAGAGAACTATGTGGCGTTGTTTGACCGTGGCCGTGGCACGTCGCTCTATCTTTTTGAGCATGTTCACGGTGAATCACGTGATCGCGGCCAGGCCATGGTCGATTTGCTCACGATGTACGGTGAATCAGGCTTCGATTTGCCGCCAGGGGAATTGCCGGATTATCTGCCGGTATTCTTGGAGTACCTCTCTCAGCTGGATGTGACCAAAGCGAAACAGTTGCTCATGGAAGTGACACATCTGGTGCGCAATATTGGTGAAAATCTTGCCAAGCGTGGTAGCCACTATTACCTGCTGTGCTCGGCATTGCTCGAGATGGCAGGCGAGAAGGGCATCGACGTGGAATTTGTGCCGATGGACTTCAGTACTGAACAGGAAGACTATGACAAGCTCGACAAAGTCTGGGCAGAGGAACCTGTGACCTTCGGTGGTGGGTGTTCAACGCCTGATTATGGCAATGGCTCGGGTGAGTCCGTCGTTCAATTTATTCCGCGTGCTGACAGTCAGAAACAGGCTGTCGAAACTCTGGGAGCATAA
- a CDS encoding nitronate monooxygenase: MKCVDDFRLIFGKKEIVPIIVGGMGVDISTAQLALEAARLGGIGHISDAMVPDVCDKRFKTTYVKDKTKFYRLNIPNPDKSLVQFDMGLLAEATKLHVATTMEAKRGEGLIFVNCMEKLTMNAPRETLRVRMRSALDAGIDGITLSAGLHLNSFGLIEDHPRFRDAKLGIIVSSVRALQIFLRKNAKLNRLPDYVVVEGPLAGGHLGFGSDWEQYDLATIIAEIVHYLKAEDLEIPVVAAGGIFTGTDAVSFLENGASAVQVATRFTIAEECGLPYKVKQEYFKASEDDIEVNNISPTGYPMRMLKSSPAIGSGIRPGCESYGYLLDGSGNCSYITSYNREIALHPDGKNISVKDKTCLCTHMSNMNCWTCGLYTYRLKDTTNRLSDGSYQILSAEHIFKDYQFSIDQKISLPDIFV, from the coding sequence ATGAAATGTGTTGATGATTTCCGATTGATATTCGGCAAAAAGGAAATAGTCCCCATTATCGTCGGCGGAATGGGTGTTGATATTTCTACAGCACAACTAGCCTTAGAAGCCGCTCGCCTAGGAGGAATTGGCCATATTTCAGATGCCATGGTCCCTGATGTGTGCGATAAGCGCTTCAAAACAACCTACGTCAAAGACAAGACTAAGTTTTACAGGCTGAACATTCCGAATCCAGACAAATCGTTGGTTCAGTTTGATATGGGCCTACTGGCGGAAGCGACCAAATTGCACGTAGCGACCACCATGGAAGCAAAGCGTGGCGAGGGTCTGATCTTTGTTAACTGTATGGAAAAACTCACCATGAACGCCCCTCGCGAAACATTGCGAGTACGTATGAGATCGGCTTTGGACGCAGGGATTGATGGGATTACACTCAGCGCCGGTTTACATTTGAATTCGTTTGGCCTAATTGAAGATCATCCCAGATTCCGCGATGCGAAACTTGGCATTATTGTTTCGTCCGTTCGTGCTTTACAGATCTTCCTACGGAAGAATGCCAAGCTGAATCGTCTCCCTGATTATGTTGTAGTCGAAGGTCCTTTAGCGGGGGGCCACCTCGGTTTTGGTTCAGACTGGGAGCAATACGACCTAGCAACCATCATTGCGGAGATTGTTCATTATCTGAAAGCAGAAGATCTGGAGATCCCAGTGGTGGCTGCTGGTGGTATTTTCACTGGCACTGATGCTGTTTCGTTTCTTGAAAACGGTGCTTCTGCAGTCCAAGTCGCTACGCGCTTTACGATCGCAGAGGAGTGCGGCCTGCCCTATAAAGTGAAACAAGAATACTTTAAGGCAAGCGAAGATGACATCGAAGTCAACAACATTTCACCCACTGGCTATCCAATGCGCATGCTTAAAAGCTCTCCAGCAATTGGCTCAGGCATCAGACCAGGGTGCGAGTCCTATGGTTATCTTTTAGATGGAAGTGGTAACTGTTCTTACATTACGTCGTACAACCGGGAAATAGCTTTGCATCCAGATGGTAAGAACATATCGGTAAAGGACAAAACCTGTCTATGTACCCACATGAGCAATATGAATTGCTGGACATGTGGTCTGTATACCTATCGGTTGAAGGACACGACGAATCGTCTGTCCGATGGAAGCTATCAAATATTGAGTGCAGAGCACATCTTCAAGGACTATCAATTCAGTATTGATCAAAAAATCAGCTTGCCGGATATTTTTGTATAA
- the narI gene encoding respiratory nitrate reductase subunit gamma produces the protein MNYLNNLLFDIYPYVALSIFLLGSLIRYDRDQYTWKADSSQLLRRGQLRLGSNLFHIGIIGLFFGHFAGLLTPKDLYHALGLSTENKQLLAMVAGGVMGSMAMIGVLLLLQRRLSDPRIRKTCTGMDIFILVWIFVTLTLGMLTIPFSAGHMDGSVMILLANWAQSIVTFQPGAAEYLATVSWAYKIHLLFGMTLFVLFPFTRLVHVWSGFGSVSYLFRPHQVVRKKTR, from the coding sequence ATGAACTATCTGAATAATCTTTTGTTCGATATCTACCCCTATGTAGCACTGTCGATCTTTTTGTTGGGCAGCCTGATTCGCTATGATCGGGATCAGTACACTTGGAAGGCTGATTCATCCCAACTATTGCGCCGTGGGCAGTTACGGCTGGGGAGCAACCTTTTTCATATTGGCATTATTGGCCTGTTCTTTGGTCATTTCGCGGGTTTGCTTACGCCGAAGGATCTTTACCACGCACTTGGTTTGTCCACAGAGAACAAGCAATTGTTAGCCATGGTCGCCGGTGGTGTTATGGGTTCAATGGCGATGATTGGTGTGCTCTTGCTGCTTCAGCGACGTCTTTCGGATCCTCGTATCCGTAAAACTTGTACAGGGATGGATATCTTCATCCTAGTCTGGATTTTTGTGACTTTGACTCTCGGTATGTTAACGATCCCGTTTTCGGCAGGGCACATGGATGGGAGCGTCATGATATTGCTAGCGAACTGGGCGCAGTCGATCGTTACCTTCCAACCGGGTGCTGCCGAATATCTTGCAACGGTATCATGGGCTTATAAAATCCACTTGCTATTCGGGATGACTCTCTTTGTGTTATTTCCATTCACACGACTGGTACATGTTTGGAGCGGATTTGGATCAGTATCCTATCTTTTCCGTCCTCACCAAGTCGTCCGTAAAAAAACACGGTAA
- a CDS encoding IS5 family transposase, with protein sequence MGPKQVVPQSGALFQQTLLEMINVKHPLVKLADVIDWEEIERTFGGHFVSSTGRPALRPRLVAGLLYLQHAYDCSDEVIINTWVENPYVQYFTGETYFQTESPLDSSSLTRWRKRIGEEGVETLLMVSINAARKLGMMKAASADRIIVDTTVMPKAIAHPTDSRLLEKSREHLVKLAAEHGIPLRQNYNREAPRLAAQAGRYAHARQFKRMHKAVRTLKTRVGRVYREIERKIEAIPAAEQSRAQDLLHWVNRILTQKTKDKNKLYALHAPEVECISKGKARTPYEFGVKVSIATTLKENIVVGMRSMPGNPYDGHTLEETIEQVSILTNRKPTTVIVDKGYRGIEIPDVRILRSGQKRGITRTLYKMIKRRSAIEPIIGHMKMDGRLNRNPLKGALDDALHAVLCGAGHNIRLLLKKLRLLCAEIRQWILALLSQTNQPLRAA encoded by the coding sequence ATGGGTCCAAAGCAGGTAGTGCCACAAAGCGGCGCGTTGTTTCAGCAAACGCTCCTTGAGATGATTAACGTCAAACATCCGCTGGTCAAACTCGCTGACGTCATCGACTGGGAAGAGATTGAACGCACCTTTGGTGGCCACTTTGTATCCAGTACCGGCCGACCAGCACTGCGCCCCCGGCTCGTCGCTGGGCTGCTTTACCTGCAGCACGCCTATGACTGCTCCGATGAAGTCATCATCAACACCTGGGTCGAGAACCCCTACGTCCAGTACTTCACCGGAGAAACCTACTTTCAAACCGAATCCCCCCTGGATTCATCCAGTCTCACTCGCTGGCGCAAGCGCATTGGTGAAGAAGGGGTGGAAACCCTGCTCATGGTCAGCATTAATGCCGCCCGTAAGCTCGGCATGATGAAAGCGGCCAGCGCCGACCGCATCATCGTTGACACCACCGTCATGCCTAAAGCCATTGCTCACCCGACCGACAGCCGTCTCCTTGAGAAGAGCCGTGAGCATCTGGTCAAACTGGCCGCTGAACATGGCATCCCTTTGCGCCAGAACTACAATCGGGAAGCCCCGCGCCTTGCTGCCCAGGCCGGTCGTTATGCGCATGCCCGACAGTTCAAACGCATGCACAAAGCCGTCCGCACCCTCAAGACACGGGTAGGCCGCGTATACCGTGAGATCGAACGCAAGATCGAAGCCATCCCCGCCGCCGAACAAAGCCGGGCCCAAGACCTGCTGCACTGGGTTAACCGCATCCTGACCCAGAAGACCAAAGACAAGAACAAGCTTTACGCCTTGCATGCACCGGAAGTGGAATGCATCTCTAAGGGCAAAGCCCGAACCCCCTATGAATTCGGTGTCAAAGTCAGTATTGCCACCACCCTCAAAGAGAACATCGTCGTTGGCATGCGCTCCATGCCAGGTAATCCCTACGACGGCCATACCCTGGAAGAAACCATTGAACAGGTCAGTATCCTGACCAATCGCAAGCCCACCACAGTGATTGTGGACAAAGGCTACCGGGGAATTGAAATCCCCGATGTCCGCATACTTCGCTCAGGGCAAAAGCGTGGCATTACAAGAACCCTCTACAAGATGATCAAACGACGCAGTGCCATTGAACCGATCATCGGTCACATGAAGATGGACGGCAGACTTAACCGAAATCCGCTCAAAGGGGCGCTCGATGACGCACTGCATGCCGTTCTCTGTGGTGCCGGCCATAATATCCGCCTACTGCTCAAGAAGCTGCGGCTTCTTTGCGCCGAAATCCGGCAATGGATTCTGGCGCTTCTATCTCAAACTAACCAACCGCTACGAGCCGCCTGA
- a CDS encoding SirB2 family protein: protein MDHIDYLALKNTHVGLVTISFVLFNFRALLSICSHYHPSFLFRIVVHAVDTLLLICGVTLAWMLALNPIEAPWLGVKIIGLIIYIALASFAVKHAKTQRSGIYGYILSQLVFGYIVLVALNKSVFPFLS, encoded by the coding sequence ATGGACCATATTGACTACTTAGCCTTAAAAAACACGCATGTTGGTCTTGTTACCATTAGTTTTGTGTTGTTTAACTTCCGAGCTTTGTTATCAATATGCAGCCACTATCATCCGTCGTTTCTGTTTCGCATAGTTGTTCATGCGGTAGATACATTGCTGCTCATTTGTGGTGTTACTCTGGCATGGATGCTTGCATTAAACCCGATTGAAGCACCTTGGCTGGGTGTCAAAATAATTGGATTAATTATTTATATAGCCCTAGCTTCATTTGCTGTTAAGCACGCAAAAACCCAAAGGTCTGGAATTTATGGATACATACTTTCACAGCTCGTGTTCGGATATATTGTTCTCGTGGCACTGAATAAATCGGTATTTCCTTTTTTGAGCTAA
- the istA gene encoding IS21 family transposase, whose amino-acid sequence MPQRRLPMRKIRDVLRLRLGADLSLDEIARALKVSKGVVAKYLTLAKAADIGWPIRADLDDADLERLLFPRRIKAGPTYIEPDHAQVHQELKRKGVTLQLLWEEYRQSAGDRAYQYTAFCNHYRAFARDLKRSMRQVHKVGEKLFVDYAGPSIPIIDVLTGEVAPASIFVGVLGASSYTFAYATAGQTQVDWLYAMERCLRFMGGVPALVVPDNPKALVVKADRYEPDLPRAVEEFAAHFATVILPARPRKPQDKAKVEVGVQVVERWILAKLRHRQFFSLAEINTAIAELLPDLNQRPFKKLAGNRREAFETLDAPYLSALNPTPYVIADWYKATVNIDYHIEFEGSYYSVPHALVGQKVEIRATRGTLEVIAKGKRVTSHVRSHRRGHYTTRPEHMPAAHRRHAEWTPGRFVHWGESVGQHTGLLVTGLLQTKKHPEQSYRSCLGLMRLARRVGKSRLEAACFRAVQIGAYSYRSVASILDSGLDSQPVTRQVDLKLPDHGNVRGPAYYH is encoded by the coding sequence ATGCCCCAAAGAAGACTACCCATGCGAAAGATAAGAGACGTATTACGCTTAAGGCTAGGCGCTGATTTAAGTCTGGATGAGATTGCCCGTGCCTTGAAGGTATCCAAGGGCGTTGTGGCCAAGTACCTTACTTTGGCCAAAGCCGCCGATATCGGTTGGCCGATTCGAGCGGATCTTGATGATGCTGATCTGGAACGGTTGCTATTCCCTCGTAGGATAAAGGCTGGACCAACCTATATCGAACCGGATCATGCCCAAGTTCACCAGGAACTCAAGCGCAAAGGGGTCACCCTGCAATTGCTCTGGGAAGAATATCGGCAAAGCGCTGGTGACCGGGCTTACCAATACACCGCCTTCTGCAATCACTACCGTGCCTTTGCCCGTGATCTAAAACGCTCTATGCGGCAAGTGCACAAAGTGGGCGAGAAACTCTTTGTGGATTATGCAGGGCCGTCTATCCCCATCATTGATGTGTTAACAGGGGAAGTCGCGCCAGCCAGTATCTTTGTCGGTGTTCTTGGGGCTTCGAGTTATACCTTCGCTTATGCAACGGCCGGACAGACGCAAGTTGATTGGCTGTATGCCATGGAACGCTGTCTACGTTTTATGGGCGGCGTGCCAGCCCTTGTCGTGCCAGATAATCCGAAAGCACTGGTCGTCAAAGCTGACCGATATGAACCGGATCTCCCCAGAGCCGTTGAAGAGTTTGCAGCGCACTTTGCAACGGTCATACTGCCCGCCAGGCCCAGAAAGCCACAGGATAAGGCCAAAGTGGAAGTAGGCGTCCAGGTCGTCGAGCGCTGGATACTGGCCAAACTCAGGCATCGTCAGTTCTTCTCTCTGGCAGAAATCAACACAGCGATTGCCGAGCTGCTCCCTGACTTAAACCAGCGGCCCTTTAAGAAACTTGCTGGTAATCGCCGGGAGGCCTTTGAAACACTTGATGCCCCGTATTTAAGTGCGTTGAACCCTACGCCCTATGTGATCGCCGATTGGTACAAAGCGACAGTCAACATTGACTATCACATTGAATTTGAGGGCAGCTACTACAGCGTCCCGCATGCCCTAGTGGGTCAGAAAGTCGAGATTCGGGCAACGCGGGGAACACTCGAGGTCATCGCCAAGGGCAAACGCGTGACGAGTCATGTGCGTAGCCACCGACGAGGCCATTACACAACACGGCCAGAACATATGCCAGCTGCGCATCGGCGTCATGCTGAATGGACGCCGGGTCGGTTTGTTCACTGGGGCGAGTCAGTGGGTCAGCACACGGGGCTCCTAGTGACAGGCTTGCTGCAAACCAAGAAGCACCCGGAGCAAAGCTACCGATCCTGTTTGGGTCTCATGCGGTTAGCCCGACGCGTCGGTAAGAGCCGATTAGAAGCGGCTTGTTTCCGAGCCGTTCAGATTGGCGCGTACAGCTATCGATCCGTTGCATCGATTCTAGATTCTGGACTTGATAGCCAGCCAGTAACACGGCAGGTTGATCTGAAGTTACCGGACCACGGCAATGTACGTGGTCCGGCTTATTACCACTGA
- a CDS encoding PAS domain-containing protein: MAVEFCSRLLDDLPNALIVSDLKGNIQLWNRRAEILFKISKVDALGQNLDIVIPEYLRNAHWAGFHRAISEDNTRFHGASVRTKALLGDGTFALLDMAFSLTHDEYGHLVGVSAIARPSMSAI; encoded by the coding sequence ATGGCTGTTGAGTTTTGTAGCAGATTGCTCGATGATCTGCCTAATGCATTGATAGTTTCGGATCTGAAGGGAAATATTCAGTTGTGGAATAGGCGGGCAGAGATTTTATTCAAAATCAGTAAAGTTGATGCTCTAGGACAAAATTTGGATATCGTTATCCCTGAGTATCTTCGTAATGCTCATTGGGCAGGGTTTCATAGAGCAATCTCTGAAGACAACACGCGATTTCATGGGGCATCTGTACGCACTAAAGCTTTGCTAGGTGATGGGACCTTTGCGCTTCTGGACATGGCTTTTTCATTAACACACGATGAATATGGCCATTTGGTAGGTGTTAGTGCAATAGCGAGGCCGTCTATGTCAGCTATTTAG
- the istB gene encoding IS21-like element helper ATPase IstB, which translates to MLMEQTLDNMKALRLPGMAQALEEQYGNPALSDLGFDERLAMMVDREHIWRENRRMSRLLQMARLKSSQACLEDIRYGQGRNLDKSLMAQLGSCQWVHHHQNLILTGATGCGKTWLACALGNAACRQGLSVLYVRTPRLFEELRIAHGDGSFGKRLAALAKTDLLILDDWGLAPLSQSDRNDLLEVLDDRVGTRSTLITSQLPAEHWHAYLNDPTLADAILDRIMHASHKITLSGESLRKTIPEKPRETQ; encoded by the coding sequence ATGTTGATGGAACAAACCCTCGATAACATGAAGGCCTTACGTCTGCCGGGCATGGCGCAGGCGCTGGAGGAGCAATATGGCAATCCGGCACTGTCTGACCTTGGCTTTGATGAACGACTGGCCATGATGGTCGATCGGGAACATATCTGGCGAGAGAACCGCCGTATGAGTCGACTGCTGCAGATGGCCCGATTAAAATCCTCACAGGCTTGCCTTGAAGATATCCGTTACGGGCAAGGCCGCAATCTCGATAAGTCCTTAATGGCGCAGCTTGGCAGCTGCCAATGGGTTCATCACCATCAGAATCTGATACTGACGGGAGCGACAGGCTGTGGCAAGACCTGGCTTGCTTGTGCATTAGGCAATGCCGCCTGTCGTCAGGGGCTGTCGGTACTTTATGTGCGCACCCCGCGGTTGTTTGAAGAGCTACGCATCGCTCATGGGGACGGGAGCTTTGGCAAACGTTTAGCAGCTTTGGCTAAAACGGACCTATTGATTCTGGACGATTGGGGGTTGGCGCCGCTGAGCCAGTCAGACCGTAACGATCTATTGGAAGTGCTGGATGACCGAGTGGGCACCCGATCAACGTTGATTACCAGTCAGTTGCCTGCCGAACATTGGCATGCGTATCTGAACGATCCGACACTGGCTGATGCCATTCTGGATCGGATAATGCACGCTTCGCACAAGATAACGCTATCAGGAGAATCTTTGCGAAAAACCATCCCTGAAAAACCACGGGAAACACAATGA